One segment of Corynebacterium atrinae DNA contains the following:
- the tsaD gene encoding tRNA (adenosine(37)-N6)-threonylcarbamoyltransferase complex transferase subunit TsaD, with protein MIVLGVESSCDETGVGIVDLAEDGTLRILADSVASSMQQHARFGGVVPEIASRAHLEEMGPVMRAALAEAGVSKPDAVAATVGPGLAGALLVGASAAKAYAAAWGVPFYGVNHLGGHVAVANLEGEPLPHSVALLVSGGHTQLLEVDAVGKPMRELGSTLDDAAGEAYDKVARLLGLGYPGGPVIDRLAALGDPAAIAFPRGLMKKSDSRHDFSFSGLKTAVARYVEAAEREGRVISVEDVCASFQEAVVDVLTFKAVRACQDVGARVLLLGGGVAANSRLRELAAQRCAEAGIELRVPRFSLCTDNGVMIAALAAQLIHEGAGASAWTVGTDPSLEVEIPLVEG; from the coding sequence ATGATCGTCCTCGGAGTGGAAAGCAGTTGCGACGAGACCGGGGTGGGCATTGTTGACCTCGCCGAGGACGGCACCCTGCGCATCCTCGCCGACTCGGTGGCCTCATCGATGCAGCAGCATGCGCGTTTCGGGGGAGTGGTCCCCGAGATTGCCTCCCGCGCGCATTTGGAGGAGATGGGACCCGTCATGCGGGCGGCGCTGGCGGAGGCGGGCGTGAGCAAGCCCGATGCCGTGGCCGCGACAGTGGGCCCCGGTTTGGCTGGTGCCCTGCTCGTCGGGGCGTCGGCCGCGAAGGCCTACGCCGCTGCCTGGGGAGTCCCCTTCTACGGCGTCAACCACCTCGGGGGGCACGTCGCCGTGGCCAACTTGGAGGGCGAGCCGCTGCCGCATTCGGTGGCGCTCCTCGTCTCCGGTGGGCACACCCAGCTGCTCGAGGTGGATGCGGTGGGCAAGCCCATGCGGGAGTTGGGGTCCACGCTTGACGACGCCGCCGGGGAGGCCTACGACAAAGTCGCCCGCCTCCTGGGCTTGGGCTATCCCGGCGGTCCGGTCATCGACCGCCTGGCCGCCCTGGGCGATCCCGCGGCCATTGCTTTCCCGCGGGGCCTGATGAAGAAGTCGGACTCCCGTCATGATTTCTCCTTCTCCGGGTTGAAAACGGCCGTGGCTCGCTACGTCGAGGCCGCCGAGCGGGAGGGGCGGGTGATCTCAGTGGAGGACGTCTGCGCCTCCTTCCAAGAGGCAGTGGTCGATGTGCTGACCTTCAAAGCCGTGCGCGCCTGCCAGGATGTCGGGGCCCGCGTGTTGCTGCTGGGCGGGGGAGTGGCGGCCAACTCGCGGCTGCGTGAGTTGGCGGCGCAGCGTTGCGCCGAGGCTGGAATTGAGCTGCGGGTGCCGCGCTTTTCCTTGTGCACGGACAACGGGGTGATGATCGCGGCTCTGGCGGCGCAGCTGATTCACGAGGGCGCGGGCGCGAGCGCCTGGACGGTGGGTACCGATCCTTCCCTCGAGGTGGAGATTCCACTAGTAGAGGGTTAA
- the groES gene encoding co-chaperone GroES, which translates to MANVNIKPLEDKVLVQIVEAETTTASGLVLPDSAKEKPQEATVIAVGPGRTDEKGARIAIDVKEGDTVIFSKYGGTELKYGGEEFLLLSARDLLAVVEK; encoded by the coding sequence GTGGCAAACGTCAACATCAAGCCGCTGGAAGACAAGGTCCTGGTCCAGATCGTCGAAGCCGAGACCACCACCGCTTCCGGCCTGGTCCTTCCGGACTCCGCCAAGGAGAAGCCGCAGGAAGCCACCGTCATCGCCGTCGGCCCGGGCCGCACCGATGAAAAGGGCGCCCGCATCGCCATCGACGTCAAGGAGGGTGACACCGTCATCTTCTCCAAGTACGGCGGAACCGAGCTGAAGTACGGCGGCGAAGAGTTCCTGCTGCTGTCCGCTCGTGACCTGCTCGCAGTCGTCGAAAAGTAA
- the groL gene encoding chaperonin GroEL (60 kDa chaperone family; promotes refolding of misfolded polypeptides especially under stressful conditions; forms two stacked rings of heptamers to form a barrel-shaped 14mer; ends can be capped by GroES; misfolded proteins enter the barrel where they are refolded when GroES binds), with the protein MAKLIAFNQEAREGIQRGVDTLADAVKVTLGPKGRNVVLDKAFGGPLVTNDGVTIAREIDVENPFENLGAQLVKSVAIQTNDAAGDGTTTATLLAQALIAEGLRNIAAGANPVELNRGIAVAADKTVELLKDRATEVVSSTEIANVATVSSRDPLVGEMVAGAMDKVGKDGVLTVEESQSIESSLDVTEGITFDKGFLSPYFITDVDTQQAVLEDPLVLLVRNKISSLPDFLPLLEKVVESNKSVLIVAEDIEGEPLQALVVNSIRKTIKAVAVKSPYFGERRKAFMDDLAVVTNATVIDPEVGVTLSEAGPEVFGSARRVTVTKDETVIVDGAGTAEEVEARREQIRREIASTDSTWDREKAEERLAKMSGGIAVIRVGAPTETEVNERKLRVEDAINAARAAVQEGVIAGGGSALVQIAEELKAFAEGFEGEARTGILSVARALTKPAYWIASNAGVDGAVVVAKIAELPNGEGFNAATLEYGNLIEQGIIDPVKVTHSAVVNAASVARMVLTTEASVVNKPAEEAEAHAGHHH; encoded by the coding sequence ATGGCGAAACTCATTGCTTTTAATCAGGAGGCCCGCGAGGGCATCCAACGCGGCGTCGATACGCTTGCAGACGCCGTGAAGGTCACCCTCGGCCCCAAGGGCCGCAACGTCGTCCTCGACAAGGCCTTCGGTGGCCCGCTGGTCACCAACGATGGTGTCACCATCGCTCGCGAGATCGACGTCGAGAATCCCTTCGAAAACCTCGGCGCTCAGCTGGTCAAGTCCGTAGCCATCCAGACCAACGACGCCGCCGGCGACGGCACCACCACCGCGACCTTGCTCGCCCAGGCCCTCATCGCTGAAGGCCTGCGCAACATTGCCGCCGGTGCCAATCCGGTCGAGCTCAACCGTGGCATCGCCGTCGCGGCTGATAAGACCGTCGAGCTGCTCAAGGACCGCGCTACCGAGGTCGTCTCCTCCACGGAGATCGCCAACGTGGCTACCGTCTCCTCCCGCGACCCCCTCGTCGGCGAGATGGTTGCCGGAGCGATGGACAAGGTCGGCAAGGATGGTGTCCTCACCGTCGAAGAATCCCAGTCCATCGAGTCTTCCCTCGACGTGACCGAGGGCATCACCTTCGATAAGGGATTCCTGTCCCCGTACTTCATCACCGATGTGGACACCCAGCAGGCAGTGCTGGAAGATCCGCTGGTGCTGCTCGTGCGCAACAAGATCTCCTCCCTGCCGGATTTCCTCCCGCTGTTGGAGAAGGTCGTCGAGTCGAACAAGTCCGTCCTCATCGTGGCCGAGGACATCGAAGGCGAGCCGCTCCAGGCTCTGGTGGTCAACTCCATCCGGAAGACCATCAAGGCTGTGGCGGTGAAGTCCCCGTACTTCGGCGAGCGTCGTAAAGCATTCATGGACGATCTCGCAGTGGTGACCAACGCAACGGTCATCGACCCCGAGGTTGGCGTCACCCTCAGCGAAGCCGGGCCCGAGGTCTTCGGCAGCGCCCGCCGCGTGACCGTGACCAAGGATGAGACCGTCATCGTCGACGGTGCCGGCACTGCCGAGGAGGTGGAAGCCCGCCGCGAGCAGATCCGCCGAGAGATCGCCTCCACCGACTCCACCTGGGACCGAGAGAAGGCCGAGGAGCGTCTAGCCAAGATGTCCGGCGGCATCGCCGTCATCCGCGTCGGCGCCCCCACCGAGACCGAGGTCAACGAGCGCAAGCTCCGCGTCGAAGACGCCATCAACGCCGCTCGCGCTGCGGTGCAGGAGGGTGTCATCGCCGGAGGTGGCTCCGCGCTCGTGCAGATCGCCGAAGAGCTCAAGGCATTCGCTGAGGGCTTCGAGGGAGAGGCCCGCACCGGCATCCTGTCGGTGGCCCGAGCACTGACCAAGCCCGCGTACTGGATTGCTTCCAACGCTGGCGTCGACGGCGCCGTCGTCGTGGCCAAGATCGCTGAGCTGCCAAACGGGGAAGGCTTCAACGCCGCCACCCTGGAATACGGCAACCTCATCGAGCAGGGCATCATCGATCCGGTGAAGGTCACCCACTCGGCCGTGGTCAACGCGGCCTCCGTGGCCCGGATGGTCCTCACCACCGAGGCTTCCGTGGTGAACAAACCGGCAGAGGAGGCGGAGGCCCACGCGGGTCACCACCACTAA
- a CDS encoding WhiB family transcriptional regulator — protein sequence MAQPHLLPGPNADFWDWQLQGACRGEDSEVFYHPDGERGRARSQRESRAKVICHSCPVIAACREHALEVAEPYGIWGGLSEVERLTVLRTRSKRLRIEVKV from the coding sequence ATGGCTCAGCCGCATCTGCTTCCTGGACCGAACGCAGACTTCTGGGACTGGCAGCTCCAGGGCGCTTGCCGGGGCGAAGACTCAGAGGTCTTCTATCATCCGGACGGCGAGCGGGGACGTGCCCGCTCCCAGCGAGAGAGCAGAGCAAAGGTGATTTGCCATTCTTGCCCCGTCATCGCCGCTTGCCGCGAGCACGCCCTCGAGGTGGCTGAGCCCTACGGCATCTGGGGCGGCCTGTCCGAGGTGGAGCGCCTCACCGTGTTACGCACCCGCAGCAAGCGCCTGCGCATAGAAGTCAAGGTCTAA
- a CDS encoding sigma-70 family RNA polymerase sigma factor, whose translation MSDTEEELAGLVPLAIDGDRRALQRIMKIIHPMVLRYARARVGGGRSPTPEDIAQEICLAVATSIGNFVDKGRPFMAFVYGIAFNKVADAHRAMARDHSHPTDDVPDSFTDRDTPEEYALVADGSNRVRLLLDSLSDKARDIVILRVFVGLSAEETAEIVGSTPGAVRVAQHRALATLRKNLDHRGEE comes from the coding sequence GTGAGCGATACCGAAGAGGAACTAGCGGGGTTAGTCCCGTTGGCCATTGATGGTGATCGCCGCGCGCTCCAGCGGATCATGAAGATCATTCATCCCATGGTTCTGCGCTACGCCCGCGCCCGCGTGGGCGGCGGTCGCTCGCCGACGCCGGAGGATATCGCGCAGGAAATTTGCTTGGCTGTCGCCACCTCCATCGGCAATTTTGTTGACAAAGGCCGACCATTCATGGCTTTCGTCTACGGAATCGCATTTAACAAGGTCGCGGACGCACATCGGGCTATGGCTCGTGACCATTCACACCCCACCGACGACGTGCCAGACTCTTTTACCGACCGGGACACCCCCGAAGAGTATGCACTGGTAGCGGATGGAAGTAACAGAGTTCGCCTTCTTCTCGATTCATTAAGTGATAAGGCTCGCGACATTGTGATCCTGCGAGTCTTCGTGGGGCTTTCTGCGGAAGAAACCGCGGAGATCGTAGGAAGCACACCGGGAGCCGTGCGAGTTGCACAGCACCGGGCGCTAGCCACGTTGCGTAAGAATCTTGACCATAGAGGAGAAGAGTGA